One window of uncultured Trichococcus sp. genomic DNA carries:
- a CDS encoding ImmA/IrrE family metallo-endopeptidase yields MTNIKRISEIVAEQYATEFLNDSVGSELFLGSDIEQLLSEKAFVVYQIVDDPEYYGAAVHFFDKHFIAINTSQALRSRYYSAAHELWHLQYESGKIPLADISEFDHERAADHFAAAVMLPKRSVEKLIQKLDETNDVLVIRIADISSMPYQAVVRRLQELGKRFPQAISQRTEGDWIRVREVLGISPSVLDKPNRFVQFSSLSKEVAQLLKDKDITLEVAANLLKHTDPKQSEAYWKERQKLIGEMDFDDE; encoded by the coding sequence ATGACGAATATAAAAAGAATTTCTGAAATCGTAGCTGAGCAGTATGCAACTGAATTTTTGAACGATTCTGTGGGCAGTGAACTTTTCTTAGGTAGTGATATTGAACAATTATTATCAGAAAAAGCGTTTGTCGTTTATCAAATCGTGGATGATCCCGAATATTATGGAGCAGCGGTGCATTTTTTTGATAAGCATTTTATTGCAATCAATACGAGTCAAGCGCTGCGCTCGAGGTATTACAGTGCCGCCCACGAATTATGGCACCTTCAGTATGAATCAGGAAAAATCCCGCTTGCGGATATTTCTGAGTTTGACCATGAGCGGGCTGCAGATCATTTTGCGGCCGCTGTAATGCTTCCTAAGCGATCGGTTGAGAAATTAATTCAAAAGCTGGATGAGACAAACGATGTTCTGGTCATCAGAATTGCGGATATTTCTTCCATGCCTTACCAAGCTGTGGTCAGAAGGTTACAAGAGCTAGGAAAAAGATTTCCCCAAGCCATTTCCCAAAGAACCGAAGGTGATTGGATTAGAGTACGCGAAGTACTGGGGATATCACCTAGTGTACTTGATAAGCCAAATCGTTTTGTTCAATTTAGTTCATTGTCAAAAGAAGTAGCCCAATTGTTAAAAGATAAGGATATCACTTTAGAGGTTGCGGCAAACCTTCTGAAGCATACAGATCCCAAACAATCAGAAGCTTACTGGAAGGAAAGGCAAAAGCTGATTGGAGAAATGGATTTTGATGATGAGTAA